A stretch of Faecalibacterium duncaniae DNA encodes these proteins:
- the argC gene encoding N-acetyl-gamma-glutamyl-phosphate reductase produces MSVKVFIDGSAGTTGLRIADRLAARPEIELLSISEEGRKDVNERAKVINSADLAFLCLPDAASREVMPLLRPDVKVLDTSTAFRTDPNWVYGFPELSGQKEKIKNACRVAVPGCYASGFISIMRPLVELGLAGVGDFYSCTGISGYSGGGKKMIADYESPDRPAHSKLDAPKSYGLSLAHKHLPEMQKISGLANPPAFVPVVCDYYSGMQVLVPFQPVWGGAEKVAAGLAEYYRDAATIKVHALNEPLPENGLYSNAMAGTDRMELYSTVNAAGDQMMLVSLFDNLGKGSSGAAVQCMNLMLGLPETQGLE; encoded by the coding sequence ATGAGCGTAAAGGTCTTTATCGACGGCTCCGCAGGCACCACGGGTCTGCGCATTGCTGACCGTCTGGCCGCACGGCCCGAAATTGAACTGCTCTCCATCTCCGAGGAGGGCCGCAAGGACGTGAACGAGCGGGCAAAGGTCATCAATTCGGCTGACCTCGCCTTCCTCTGCCTGCCGGATGCCGCCTCCAGAGAGGTCATGCCCCTGCTCCGCCCGGATGTCAAGGTGCTGGATACTTCTACGGCTTTCCGCACGGATCCCAACTGGGTCTACGGCTTCCCGGAACTCAGTGGCCAGAAGGAAAAGATCAAAAACGCCTGCCGCGTGGCGGTGCCCGGCTGCTATGCCAGCGGGTTTATCAGCATCATGCGGCCTCTGGTGGAGCTGGGCCTTGCCGGAGTGGGTGATTTTTACAGCTGCACCGGTATTTCCGGCTATTCCGGCGGCGGCAAAAAGATGATCGCCGATTACGAAAGCCCCGACCGTCCGGCCCACAGCAAGCTGGATGCACCCAAGAGCTACGGTCTGAGCCTTGCCCATAAGCATCTGCCCGAGATGCAGAAGATCAGCGGGCTGGCAAACCCGCCCGCCTTTGTGCCTGTGGTCTGCGATTATTACAGCGGGATGCAGGTGCTGGTGCCCTTCCAGCCGGTCTGGGGCGGTGCCGAAAAGGTGGCCGCAGGGTTGGCGGAGTATTACAGGGATGCCGCCACCATCAAGGTGCACGCCCTGAACGAGCCGCTGCCCGAGAACGGCCTGTATTCCAACGCTATGGCCGGTACCGACCGCATGGAGCTGTACAGCACCGTGAACGCCGCCGGGGATCAAATGATGCTGGTCTCCCTGTTTGATAATCTGGGCAAGGGCTCGTCCGGCGCGGCAGTCCAGTGTATGAATCTGATGCTGGGTCTGCCGGAGACCCAGGGGTTGGAATAA
- the argJ gene encoding bifunctional glutamate N-acetyltransferase/amino-acid acetyltransferase ArgJ, with amino-acid sequence MQYKEVAGGICAPKGFAAAGVHCGIRANHNEKYDLALIKAEVRCAAAGVYTTNKVCGAPIKVDRAHLKDGYAQAILVNSGNANTCAANGVALAEECCALVGEALHIPAEDVLPASTGVIGQPMVIDPFARGIPAAAAKLAATAQGSTDAATAIMTTDTHKKEYAIQFELGGKTCTVGAIGKGSGMIAPNMATMLAFYTTDAAVSPALLEKALKTVVPGTYNQMSVDLDTSTNDTLIIMASGLAGNPEICEENADYDAFVAALTAIAEHMCAEHAGDGEGATHLITCEVTHAPDLKTARAVSRSVVCSNLFKAAVFGRDANWGRILCAIGYTPGDFSIDKVCVWLSSAAGEVYVCENAAYHPYSEDEAAKVLAEHDILVKVDMGTGDASAKAWGCDLTYDYVKINGDYRT; translated from the coding sequence ATGCAGTATAAGGAAGTTGCGGGCGGCATTTGTGCCCCCAAAGGCTTTGCAGCGGCTGGCGTGCATTGCGGCATCCGCGCAAACCATAATGAAAAATACGATCTGGCACTCATCAAGGCGGAGGTGCGCTGTGCCGCCGCCGGTGTCTACACCACCAATAAGGTCTGCGGTGCGCCCATCAAGGTGGACCGTGCCCACCTGAAGGACGGCTATGCACAGGCCATTCTGGTGAACAGCGGCAACGCCAACACCTGCGCCGCCAACGGCGTGGCCCTGGCCGAGGAGTGCTGTGCGCTGGTGGGCGAGGCACTGCACATCCCCGCAGAGGATGTGCTGCCCGCTTCCACCGGTGTCATTGGCCAGCCCATGGTCATTGACCCCTTTGCCCGGGGAATCCCTGCCGCCGCCGCAAAGCTGGCGGCAACTGCGCAGGGCAGCACCGATGCGGCCACGGCCATTATGACCACCGATACCCACAAAAAGGAGTACGCCATCCAGTTTGAGCTGGGCGGCAAGACCTGCACCGTGGGTGCCATTGGCAAGGGCAGCGGCATGATCGCCCCCAACATGGCCACCATGCTGGCCTTCTACACCACCGATGCCGCCGTTTCCCCCGCTCTGCTGGAAAAGGCCCTCAAGACCGTGGTGCCCGGCACCTACAACCAGATGAGCGTGGATCTGGATACCTCCACCAACGATACCCTGATCATCATGGCTTCCGGTCTGGCCGGAAACCCCGAGATCTGCGAAGAGAACGCCGACTACGATGCCTTTGTGGCGGCCCTGACCGCCATTGCTGAGCACATGTGCGCCGAGCACGCTGGTGACGGCGAGGGCGCCACCCACCTCATCACCTGCGAGGTGACCCACGCCCCCGACCTGAAAACGGCCCGTGCCGTCAGCCGCAGCGTGGTCTGCTCCAACCTGTTCAAGGCTGCTGTCTTTGGCCGCGATGCCAACTGGGGCCGCATCCTCTGCGCCATCGGCTACACCCCCGGCGATTTCTCCATCGACAAGGTCTGTGTCTGGCTGAGCAGTGCTGCCGGTGAGGTCTATGTCTGCGAGAACGCCGCCTACCATCCCTACAGCGAGGACGAGGCCGCCAAAGTTCTGGCGGAGCATGATATCCTTGTCAAGGTGGATATGGGTACCGGCGATGCCAGCGCCAAGGCATGGGGCTGTGATCTGACTTATGATTATGTGAAGATCAACGGGGATTATAGAACTTAA
- the argB gene encoding acetylglutamate kinase, which translates to MKNEEMALLFSEATPYIQKYHGKTMVIKYGGNAMINETLKNAVMNDLVTLTLLGVRVVLVHGGGPAINEMLKKVGVESHFNNGLRVTDDAAMEIVQQVLAGKVNKDLVAKLRGRGVGLCGMDGQMLRCTELDPALGHVGEIIHVDPTLISTLLDGGYIPVIATVGMDDLGQAYNVNADTAAAQIAIALKAEKLVSMTDIAGLLRDKDDETTLIPEVEVSEIEGYKAAGIIAGGMIPKIGGMADAIYQGVHEAVIIDGRVPHSILLELFSNRGSGTRFYRRSHQE; encoded by the coding sequence ATGAAGAACGAAGAAATGGCCCTCCTGTTTTCGGAGGCGACCCCTTACATCCAGAAATACCATGGCAAGACCATGGTCATCAAATACGGCGGCAACGCCATGATCAACGAGACGCTGAAAAACGCCGTGATGAACGACCTTGTCACCCTGACCCTGCTGGGGGTGCGGGTGGTGCTGGTGCACGGCGGCGGCCCGGCCATCAACGAGATGCTGAAAAAAGTCGGCGTGGAGAGCCATTTCAACAACGGTCTGCGTGTGACCGATGACGCTGCCATGGAGATCGTTCAGCAGGTGCTGGCCGGTAAGGTGAACAAGGACCTTGTGGCAAAGCTGCGCGGCCGCGGCGTGGGCCTGTGCGGCATGGACGGCCAGATGCTCCGCTGCACCGAGCTGGACCCCGCGCTGGGCCATGTGGGCGAGATCATCCATGTGGACCCCACCCTGATCTCCACCCTGCTGGACGGCGGCTATATCCCTGTGATCGCAACGGTAGGTATGGACGATCTGGGCCAGGCCTATAATGTCAATGCCGACACCGCCGCCGCACAGATCGCCATTGCCCTCAAGGCCGAGAAGCTGGTTTCCATGACCGATATCGCCGGCCTGCTGCGGGATAAGGACGATGAGACCACCCTTATCCCCGAGGTGGAGGTCAGCGAGATCGAGGGCTACAAGGCTGCCGGCATCATTGCGGGCGGCATGATCCCCAAGATCGGCGGCATGGCCGATGCCATCTATCAGGGAGTCCACGAGGCGGTCATCATCGATGGCCGCGTGCCCCACTCCATCCTGCTGGAGCTGTTCTCCAACCGGGGCTCCGGCACCCGGTTCTACCGCCGCAGCCATCAGGAATAA
- a CDS encoding acetylornithine/succinylornithine family transaminase produces the protein MDSEKVIKRDNEYVLHTYNRNPIALEKGHGLYAEGPEGQKYLDFTSGIGVNSLGYCDLTWAEAVSEQAHKLQHTSNLYYTAPCGKLAKKLCKRTGMNKVFFGNSGAEANEGAIKAARKYSFDHYGKGRDVVITLVNSFHGRTIATLTATGQEVFHNYFGPFNEGFVYTTAGDIEGLRELVDRHTCAIMLELIQGEGGVMALDPEYVQAVRALCDEKDLVLIVDEVQTGVGRTGTFLCCEHYNLKPDIVTLAKGLGGGLPIGAVLLNEKTAEGMGPGSHGSTFGGNPVVCAGANVVVDRMDQSFLANVSERAVQLRAGLAKLPMVKNLSGIGLMVGIEFFGGIQAADVLAACREKGLLVLTAKSRLRLLPPLTLTAHDVEKALGILNEVLTEMEQKAPKEQA, from the coding sequence ATGGATTCCGAAAAAGTCATCAAGCGGGACAACGAATATGTCCTGCACACCTATAACCGCAACCCCATTGCACTGGAAAAGGGCCACGGCCTGTATGCCGAGGGCCCCGAGGGCCAGAAGTATCTGGATTTCACCAGCGGCATCGGCGTGAACAGCCTGGGCTACTGCGACCTGACCTGGGCCGAGGCTGTCTCCGAGCAGGCCCACAAGCTGCAGCACACCTCCAACCTTTACTATACTGCCCCCTGCGGCAAGCTGGCCAAAAAGCTGTGCAAGCGCACCGGCATGAACAAGGTGTTCTTTGGAAATTCCGGTGCCGAGGCCAACGAGGGTGCCATCAAGGCTGCCCGCAAGTACAGCTTTGATCACTACGGCAAGGGCCGCGATGTTGTGATCACGCTGGTCAACAGCTTCCATGGCCGCACCATTGCCACCCTGACCGCCACCGGTCAGGAGGTGTTCCACAACTACTTCGGCCCCTTCAACGAGGGTTTTGTCTATACCACCGCCGGTGACATCGAAGGCCTCCGGGAACTGGTGGACCGCCATACCTGCGCCATTATGCTGGAGCTGATCCAGGGCGAGGGCGGCGTGATGGCGCTGGACCCTGAGTATGTGCAGGCTGTGCGCGCCCTCTGTGATGAAAAGGACCTTGTCCTCATCGTGGACGAGGTGCAGACCGGCGTGGGCCGCACCGGCACCTTCCTGTGCTGTGAGCACTACAACCTCAAGCCCGATATCGTCACGCTGGCCAAGGGCCTGGGCGGCGGCCTGCCCATCGGTGCCGTTCTGCTGAACGAAAAGACCGCCGAGGGCATGGGCCCCGGCAGCCACGGATCCACCTTTGGCGGCAACCCGGTGGTCTGCGCCGGTGCCAATGTGGTGGTGGATCGGATGGATCAGAGCTTCCTGGCCAATGTCAGTGAGCGGGCCGTCCAGCTGCGTGCTGGTCTGGCCAAGCTGCCCATGGTCAAGAACCTTTCCGGCATTGGCCTGATGGTGGGCATCGAGTTCTTTGGCGGCATCCAGGCCGCGGACGTGCTGGCTGCCTGCCGCGAAAAGGGCCTGCTGGTGCTCACGGCCAAGAGCCGCCTGCGTCTGCTGCCCCCGCTGACCCTGACCGCCCACGATGTGGAAAAGGCTCTGGGCATCCTGAACGAGGTGCTGACCGAGATGGAGCAGAAGGCTCCAAAGGAGCAGGCATGA
- the argF gene encoding ornithine carbamoyltransferase: protein MKHLLKMSDLSPAELHHILDVAEELKAEQKAGTTPALLKGRSVALMFSKNSTRTRTSFEVGVYQLGGLGNYMNAATELQSGRGEPLKDTARVLGRYYDCVVWRTYRQCDLEEFAELAGVPVINGLTDYAHPCQVLADLMTIRERRGTLEGQKLCFIGDGCSMANSLIVGGLLAGMRVTCVCPEGYRPAADVLMFAHKYGEKFHLLTDPAEGVKDADVVVTAAWNTAPGTPESERRLRDFAGFQVTSRLMEGAKPDAMLLHCLPAHRGEEISTAVFEEHADEIFDEAENRLHVQKAVLAILLAGL from the coding sequence ATGAAACATCTGCTGAAAATGAGCGACCTCTCCCCCGCTGAGCTCCACCACATCCTTGATGTGGCGGAGGAGCTCAAGGCAGAGCAGAAGGCCGGGACGACCCCGGCGCTGCTCAAGGGCAGGAGCGTGGCGCTGATGTTCTCCAAAAATTCCACCCGCACCCGCACCAGCTTTGAGGTGGGTGTCTACCAGCTGGGCGGTCTGGGCAATTATATGAACGCCGCCACCGAGCTGCAGTCCGGCCGGGGCGAGCCCCTCAAGGATACCGCCCGGGTGCTGGGCCGCTACTACGACTGCGTGGTCTGGCGCACCTACCGCCAGTGCGATCTGGAAGAGTTTGCCGAGCTGGCCGGTGTGCCCGTGATCAACGGCCTGACCGACTACGCCCATCCCTGCCAGGTGCTGGCCGACCTGATGACCATCCGGGAGCGCCGGGGCACGCTGGAGGGCCAGAAGCTCTGCTTCATCGGGGATGGCTGCAGCATGGCAAACAGCCTTATCGTGGGCGGCCTGCTGGCAGGGATGCGTGTGACCTGTGTCTGCCCCGAGGGCTACCGCCCTGCCGCCGACGTGCTGATGTTCGCCCACAAGTATGGCGAAAAGTTCCACCTGCTCACCGACCCCGCCGAGGGTGTGAAGGATGCCGATGTGGTGGTGACCGCCGCATGGAACACGGCCCCCGGCACCCCCGAAAGTGAGCGCCGTCTGCGGGACTTCGCGGGCTTTCAGGTGACCAGCAGGCTGATGGAGGGCGCAAAGCCCGATGCCATGCTCCTCCACTGCCTGCCTGCGCACCGGGGCGAGGAGATCTCCACCGCTGTCTTTGAAGAGCACGCCGACGAGATCTTTGACGAGGCCGAGAACCGTCTCCATGTGCAGAAAGCCGTGCTGGCCATCCTGCTGGCCGGTCTGTAA
- a CDS encoding SDR family oxidoreductase yields the protein MEKNVLNTDLSGKVAVVTGASGTLCSIFAKALARAGAKVALLGRNMEKLKELANAIEAEGGVAKGYTCNVMNKANCLQVAEEVMADLGPCDILVNGAGGNNPRANTDKEFFEMADLDDDTVTFFDLDESGVEMVFNLNFIGTLLPTQAFARQMVGRPGCNIMNISSMNAYLPLTKIPAYSGSKAAVTNFTQWLAVHFSKVGIRVNAIAPGFFASEQNARLLYNEDGTPTARTEKILAATPMGRFGDSEKDLVGALLFLLNNEAAGFITGICLPIDGGFSAYSGV from the coding sequence GTGGAAAAGAATGTTCTGAACACCGACCTGTCCGGCAAGGTTGCCGTGGTCACCGGTGCCAGCGGCACCCTTTGTTCCATTTTCGCCAAGGCTCTGGCCCGGGCAGGAGCCAAAGTGGCTCTGCTGGGCCGCAACATGGAGAAGCTGAAGGAGCTGGCCAATGCGATCGAGGCAGAAGGCGGCGTTGCCAAGGGCTACACCTGCAACGTTATGAACAAGGCCAACTGCCTGCAGGTGGCAGAGGAGGTGATGGCGGATCTGGGTCCCTGCGACATTCTGGTGAACGGTGCCGGCGGCAACAACCCCCGGGCCAACACCGACAAGGAATTCTTCGAGATGGCGGATCTGGACGATGACACCGTGACCTTCTTCGATCTGGACGAGAGCGGCGTGGAGATGGTGTTCAACCTGAACTTCATCGGCACCCTGCTGCCCACGCAGGCCTTTGCCCGGCAGATGGTGGGCCGCCCCGGCTGCAACATCATGAACATCTCCAGCATGAACGCCTACCTGCCCCTGACCAAGATCCCGGCCTACTCCGGCTCCAAGGCTGCCGTCACCAACTTCACCCAGTGGCTGGCAGTGCACTTCAGCAAGGTGGGCATCCGGGTCAACGCCATTGCCCCGGGCTTCTTTGCCAGCGAGCAGAACGCACGGCTCCTCTACAACGAGGACGGCACCCCCACCGCCCGCACCGAAAAGATCCTGGCTGCCACCCCCATGGGCCGCTTCGGCGACAGCGAAAAGGATCTGGTGGGTGCCCTGCTGTTCCTGCTGAACAACGAGGCTGCCGGCTTCATCACCGGCATCTGCCTGCCCATTGACGGCGGCTTCTCCGCCTACTCTGGTGTCTGA
- a CDS encoding MATE family efflux transporter — protein MAQTQKKQQDMGTGDVKKLLLQLMIPAVVAQVVNLLYNIVDRIYIGHISGIGAAALTGVGLFTPILMLLNAFAMLIGSGGAPRTAIAMGQGDKKQAEKIVSNSFTMLLLFSVVLTIVFYAAAPTLLRLFGASDTTLPYALTYSRIYILGTICVLIVLGMNTFITAQGFAKISMLTTVIGAVINIVLDPILIFGLGMGVKGAAIATVLSQAVGAIWVIRFLTGPKTILKIRKEDMKLEGKIIMPVLALGISTFVMLSTESLLSISFSSSLARYGGDVAVGAMTVITSASQLCTMPISGICQGGQPVMSFNFGAGKKDRVKQAFRFQLTLCLSYTTIFWLLMMLVPGAVAGIFTSDASLIDYTTWAMRIYMAGIFSTGVQIACQQSFMALGQAKVSLLLACLRKLILLIPLIFILPHVVANPVFGVFLAEPVSDIIAATVTATTFFLQFNKILDKGAGRV, from the coding sequence ATGGCACAAACGCAGAAAAAACAGCAGGATATGGGCACGGGTGACGTGAAAAAGCTCCTGCTCCAGCTGATGATCCCCGCCGTTGTGGCGCAGGTGGTCAACCTGCTGTACAACATCGTGGACCGCATCTACATCGGCCACATCTCGGGGATCGGCGCAGCGGCTCTGACCGGCGTGGGCCTGTTTACCCCCATCCTGATGCTCCTGAACGCCTTTGCCATGCTCATCGGCTCCGGCGGTGCGCCCCGCACCGCCATCGCCATGGGCCAGGGCGACAAGAAGCAGGCAGAAAAGATCGTCAGCAACAGCTTTACCATGCTGCTGCTCTTCTCGGTCGTCCTGACCATCGTCTTCTACGCCGCCGCACCCACCCTGCTGCGGCTGTTTGGTGCCAGTGACACCACCCTGCCCTACGCCCTGACTTACAGCCGCATCTACATTCTGGGCACCATCTGCGTGCTGATCGTGCTTGGCATGAACACCTTCATCACCGCGCAGGGCTTTGCCAAGATCAGTATGCTGACCACCGTCATCGGCGCGGTCATCAACATTGTGCTGGACCCCATCCTCATCTTTGGGCTGGGCATGGGCGTAAAGGGTGCTGCCATTGCCACCGTGCTGAGCCAGGCAGTGGGTGCCATCTGGGTCATCCGCTTCCTCACCGGCCCCAAGACCATCCTCAAGATCCGCAAAGAGGACATGAAGCTGGAAGGGAAGATCATCATGCCCGTGCTGGCACTGGGCATTTCCACCTTCGTCATGCTCTCCACCGAGAGCCTGCTGTCCATCAGCTTCAGCTCCAGCCTGGCCCGCTACGGCGGTGACGTGGCCGTGGGTGCCATGACCGTGATCACCAGCGCCTCCCAGCTGTGCACCATGCCCATCTCGGGCATCTGCCAGGGCGGCCAGCCGGTGATGAGCTTCAACTTCGGCGCAGGCAAGAAAGACCGCGTCAAGCAGGCATTCCGCTTCCAGCTGACCCTCTGCCTGAGCTACACCACCATCTTCTGGCTGCTGATGATGCTGGTTCCCGGTGCAGTGGCTGGCATCTTCACCTCGGATGCCTCCCTGATCGATTACACCACCTGGGCCATGCGCATCTACATGGCGGGCATCTTCTCCACCGGTGTCCAGATCGCCTGCCAGCAGAGCTTTATGGCGCTGGGTCAGGCCAAGGTCAGCCTGCTGCTGGCCTGCCTGCGCAAGCTCATCCTGCTCATCCCCCTCATCTTCATCCTGCCCCATGTGGTCGCGAACCCTGTGTTCGGCGTGTTCCTTGCCGAGCCCGTCAGTGACATCATCGCCGCTACCGTGACCGCCACCACCTTCTTCCTCCAGTTCAATAAGATCCTGGACAAGGGCGCTGGCAGGGTCTGA
- a CDS encoding glycoside hydrolase family 3 N-terminal domain-containing protein → MAVKASERVKRYQNPNGPTISTVERKVIEQDGLYFKDIDGTGTVSAVNDWRLTPAERAEAYVKVLTTSEKIGQIFTSDWRMGPKYPSPRLAANGHKPVADESGLLDEAPVNVSDSIFGSQSLPSTSDMVKKSFNRHVILRESPTPEDLADYLNQLQYLTETCDHFVPMQVMSNSRNENGEVVFGMNDATGVFATYPGTLGIAAAVKGTARIDIIDKFADTIRREWNACGLKKGYMYMADCVTDPRWQRTFGTFGEDPALIEEIFDHLIPGIQGGSNGVTPEGVSMTVKHFPGGGARENGFDPHYAAGQWNIYATPGSLQKYHIPAFRAAIRHNAESIMPYYSKPSAEKSAPQEDFNGNPIELQPYGFAYNKVFIDGLLRGQMGFKGYINSDTGIVHNMCWGVDMLDEPERIGYAVTQSGVDLISGLLDNELGEESYARGTNDYYNTHAVPAGFKKEDLVLTDASLNRAVSRTLTELFRQGMFEDTYADPRKAAEVVATKADWEEASRVHRESVVLLKNDGTLPLKDGTKVYAEAFGKSAEAGEAATKALREMLGNVTLVDTPDEAQVALLMVSPQSGAYFNATPGYLELDICEDKTVCNVDESGKPTTETHKETTLVGANRLAGIAAAVHAHGGKVVSNINCPLAWEVGNVEKVSDALTVGFDTYPSATLDVMFGRFAPVGKLPLTLPKGDEVLAVNADGVCISPNDVPGFAKDAYMPDSMKDENGKAYAYRDAAGNYYEMNFGLTF, encoded by the coding sequence ATGGCAGTGAAAGCATCCGAGCGTGTAAAGCGCTACCAGAACCCCAACGGCCCCACCATCAGCACCGTGGAGCGCAAGGTCATCGAGCAGGACGGCCTGTATTTCAAGGACATCGACGGCACCGGCACCGTCAGCGCAGTCAACGACTGGCGCTTGACCCCGGCTGAGCGCGCCGAGGCCTATGTCAAGGTTCTGACCACCAGCGAGAAGATCGGCCAGATCTTCACCTCCGACTGGCGCATGGGCCCCAAGTATCCTTCCCCCCGTCTGGCAGCCAACGGCCACAAGCCCGTGGCGGACGAAAGCGGCCTGCTGGACGAGGCACCCGTGAACGTCTCCGACAGCATCTTCGGCTCCCAGTCCCTGCCCAGCACCTCTGACATGGTCAAGAAGAGCTTCAACCGCCACGTCATCCTGCGCGAGAGCCCCACGCCCGAGGATCTGGCAGATTACCTGAACCAGCTGCAATACCTGACCGAGACCTGTGATCACTTTGTTCCCATGCAGGTCATGTCCAACAGCCGCAACGAGAACGGCGAGGTCGTGTTCGGCATGAACGATGCCACCGGCGTGTTTGCCACCTATCCCGGCACCCTGGGCATTGCTGCTGCCGTCAAGGGCACCGCACGCATCGACATCATCGACAAGTTCGCCGACACCATCCGCCGCGAGTGGAATGCCTGCGGCCTGAAGAAGGGCTACATGTACATGGCCGACTGCGTCACCGACCCCCGTTGGCAGCGCACCTTCGGCACCTTTGGCGAGGATCCCGCACTGATCGAGGAGATCTTCGACCACCTGATCCCCGGCATCCAGGGCGGCAGCAACGGCGTTACCCCCGAGGGTGTTTCCATGACCGTGAAGCACTTCCCCGGCGGCGGTGCCCGTGAGAACGGCTTTGACCCCCACTATGCAGCAGGCCAGTGGAACATCTACGCTACCCCCGGCTCCCTGCAGAAGTACCACATCCCGGCATTCCGCGCAGCCATCCGCCACAATGCCGAGTCCATCATGCCCTACTACTCCAAGCCCAGCGCCGAGAAGAGCGCTCCGCAGGAGGACTTCAACGGCAACCCCATCGAACTCCAGCCCTACGGCTTTGCCTACAACAAGGTGTTCATCGACGGCCTGCTGCGCGGCCAGATGGGCTTCAAGGGCTACATCAACTCCGACACCGGCATCGTCCACAACATGTGCTGGGGCGTTGACATGCTGGACGAGCCCGAGCGCATCGGCTATGCTGTCACCCAGAGCGGCGTGGACCTGATCTCCGGCCTGCTGGACAACGAGCTGGGCGAGGAGAGCTACGCCCGCGGCACCAACGACTACTACAACACCCACGCAGTGCCCGCCGGCTTCAAGAAGGAAGATCTGGTGCTGACCGATGCCAGCCTGAACCGCGCTGTCAGCCGCACCCTGACCGAGCTGTTCCGTCAGGGCATGTTCGAGGACACCTACGCCGACCCCAGGAAGGCCGCCGAGGTCGTTGCCACCAAGGCCGACTGGGAGGAAGCTTCCCGCGTGCACCGCGAGTCCGTTGTCCTGCTGAAGAACGACGGCACCCTGCCCCTGAAGGACGGCACCAAGGTCTACGCTGAGGCCTTTGGCAAGAGCGCCGAGGCCGGTGAGGCCGCCACCAAGGCCCTGCGCGAGATGCTGGGCAATGTCACTCTGGTGGACACTCCCGATGAGGCCCAGGTGGCCCTGCTGATGGTCAGCCCCCAGTCCGGTGCATACTTCAACGCCACCCCGGGCTACCTGGAGCTGGACATCTGCGAGGACAAGACTGTCTGCAACGTGGACGAGAGCGGCAAGCCCACCACCGAGACCCACAAGGAGACCACTCTGGTGGGCGCAAACCGTCTGGCCGGTATCGCTGCTGCGGTCCACGCCCACGGCGGCAAGGTCGTTTCCAACATCAACTGCCCGCTGGCCTGGGAGGTCGGCAATGTGGAGAAGGTCTCCGACGCTCTGACCGTCGGCTTTGACACCTACCCCTCCGCAACGCTGGATGTGATGTTCGGCCGCTTTGCTCCCGTTGGCAAACTGCCCCTGACCCTGCCCAAGGGCGACGAGGTGCTGGCTGTGAATGCGGACGGTGTCTGCATCAGCCCCAACGACGTGCCCGGCTTTGCAAAGGATGCCTACATGCCCGACAGCATGAAGGACGAGAACGGCAAGGCTTACGCCTACCGTGATGCCGCAGGCAACTACTACGAGATGAACTTCGGCCTGACGTTCTGA